The Peromyscus maniculatus bairdii isolate BWxNUB_F1_BW_parent chromosome 6, HU_Pman_BW_mat_3.1, whole genome shotgun sequence genome has a segment encoding these proteins:
- the Arhgef2 gene encoding rho guanine nucleotide exchange factor 2 isoform X7, with protein MSRIESLTRARIERSKELATKTREKEKMKEAKDARYTNGHLFTTISVSGMTMCYACNKSITAKEALICPTCNVTIHNRCKDTLANCTKVKQKQQKAALLKNNTALQSVSLRSKTTTRERPTSAIYPSDSFRQSLLGSRRGRSSLSLAKSVSTTNIAGHFNDESPLGLRRILSQSTDSLNMRNRTLSVESLIDEGAEVIYNELMSDFEMDEKDFAADSWSLAVDSSFLQQHKKEVMKQQDVIYELIQTELHHVRTLKIMTRLFRTGMLEELQLEPGVVQGLFPCVDELSDIHTRFLSQLLERRRQALCPGSTRNFVIQRLGDLLISQFSGSNAEQMRKTYSEFCSRHTKALKLYKELYARDKRFQQFIRKVTRSAVLKRHGVQECILLVTQRITKYPVLINRILQHSHGIEEEHQDLTAALGLVKELLSNVDQDVHELEKGARLQEIYNRMDPRAQTPVPGKGPFGREELLRRKLIHDGCLLWKTATGRFKDVLMLLMTDVLVFLQEKDQKYIFPALDKPSVVSLQNLIVRDIANQAKGMFLISAAPPEMYEVHTASRDDRSTWIRVIQQSVRVCPSREDFPLIETEDEAYLRRIKMELQQKDRALVELLQEKVGLFAEMTHFQAEEDGVSGMPLPALPRGLFRSESLESPRGERLLRDAIREVESLKDLLVGPGADLLLTPRETALPLESDGGNTSPGVTANGEARTFNGSIELCRADSDSSQKDRNGNQLRSPQEEALQRLVNLYGLLHGLQAAVAQQDTLMEARFPEGPERWEKLSRANSRDGDAGRAVAAPVAPEKQATELALLQRQHTLLQEELRRCRRLGEERATEAGSLEARLRESEQARALLEREAEEARRQLAALGQNEPLPAEAPWARRPLDPRRRSLPAGDALYLSFNPPQPSRGHDRLDLPVTVRSLHRPFEDRERQELGSPEERLQDSSDPDTGSEEEGSSRLSPPHSPRDFTRMQDIPEETESRDGEATASDS; from the exons ACCCGGGAAAAGGAGAAGATGAAGGAAGCCAAGGATGCTCGCTACACCAACGGCCACCTCTTCACCACCATCTCAGTCTCGGGCATGACCATGTGCTATGCCTGTAACAAGAGCATCACAGCCAAGGAAGCCCTCATCTGCCCAA cctGCAATGTGACTATCCACAACCGCTGTAAAGACACCCTGGCCAACTGTACCAAGGTCAAGCAGAAG caacagaaagctgctCTACTGAAGAACAATACCGCCTTGCAGTCTGTCTCTCTTCGAAGTAAGA CAACCACCCGAGAGCGGCCAACCTCTGCCATCTACCCTTCGGACAGCTTCCGGCAGTCCCTCCTCGGTTCTCGGCGTGGCCGCTCCTCCCTGTCTTTGGCTAAGAGTGTTTCCACCACCAACATTGCTGG ACATTTCAATGATGAGTCTCCCCTGGGGCTGCGTCGGATCCTCTCCCAGTCTACAGACTCCCTCAACATGCGGAACCGAACCCTGTCCGTGGAATCCCTTATCGACGAAG GTGCTGAAGTGATCTACAATGAACTGATGAGCGACTTTGAGATGGATGAGAAGGACTTTGCGGCAGATTCGTGGAGCCTTGCCGTGGACAGCAGCTTCCTGCAGCAGCATAAAAAGGAGGTGATGAAGCAGCAGGATGTCATCTACG AGCTGATCCAGACAGAGCTGCACCACGTGAGAACACTGAAGATCATGACCCGCCTCTTTCGCACTGGGATGCTGGAGGAGTTGCAGCTGGAGCCAGGGGTAGTCCAGGGCCTGTTCCCTTGCGTGGACGAGCTCAGTGACATTCATACACGCTTCCTCAGCCAGCTGCTGGAACGCCGGCGCCAGGCCCTGTGTCCGGGCAGCACCCGGAACTTTGTCATCCAGCGTTTGGGTGACTTGCTCATCAGCCAG TTCTCAGGTTCCAATGCGGAGCAGATGCGCAAGACCTACTCCGAGTTCTGCAGCCGCCACACCAAGGCCTTAAAGCTCTATAAGGAGCTGTACGCTCGAGACAAACGCTTCCAGCAGTTCATCCGG AAAGTGACCCGCTCAGCGGTGTTGAAGCGCCATGGGGTTCAGGAGTGCATTCTGCTGGTGACTCAGCGGATCACCAAATATCCAGTGCTCATCAACCGGATCCTCCAGCATTCTCACG GGATTGAGGAGGAGCACCAAGACCTGACCGCAGCTCTAGGCCTGGTGAAGGAGCTGCTGTCCAATGTGGACCAGGATGTGCACGAGCTGGAGAAAGGGGCCCGCCTGCAGGAGATCTACAACCGAATGGACCCTCGGGCCCAGACCCCTGTGCCTGGCAAGGGCCCTTTCGGCCGAGAGGAGCTTCTGCGGCGGAAACTCATCCACGATGGCTGCCTGCTCTGGAAGACAGCCACAGGTCGCTTCAAAG ATGTGCTGATGCTGCTGATGACAGATGTGCTGGTGTTTCTCCAGGAAAAGGACCAGAAGTACATCTTTCCTGCCCTG GACAAGCCTTCGGTGGTATCCTTACAGAACCTGATCGTAAGAGACATTGCCAACCAGGCGAAAGGGATGTTTTTGATTAGTGCTGCCCCGCCCGAGATGTATGAGGTGCACACAGCGTCCCGAGATGACCGTAGTACCTGGATCCGTGTCATTCAGCAGAGCGTGcgcgt ATGCCCCTCTAGGGAGGACTTCCCTCTGATCGAGACGGAGGATGAGGCCTACCTCCGGAGGATTAAGA TGGAGCTTCAGCAGAAGGACCGGGCGCTGGTGGAACTGCTCCAGGAGAAGGTTGGGCTGTTTGCTGAGATGACCCACTTCCAGGCAGAAGAAGATGGTGTTAGTGGGAtgcccctgcctgccctgcccaggGGCCTTTTCCGTTCTGAGTCCCTCGAGTCCCCGCGAGGCGAGCGGCTGTTGCGAGATGCCATTCGTGAAG tGGAAAGTCTGAAGGACTTGCTGGTGGGGCCTGGTGCTGACCTGCTTTTGACACCCCGAGAAACAGCTTTACCTTTGGAATCTGATGGTGGTAACACCAGTCCTGGGGTCACTGCCA ATGGAGAGGCCAGAACCTTCAATGGCTCCATTGAGCTCTGTAGAGCAGACTCAGATTCCAGCCAAAAG GATCGGAATGGAAATCAGTTGAGGTCCCCCCAGGAG GAGGCCTTGCAGCGACTGGTCAATCTCTATGGACTCCTACATGGCCTTCAG GCTGCTGTGGCCCAGCAGGACACTTTGATGGAAGCCCGATTCCCCGAGGGTCCTGAACGGTGGGAGAAGCTCTCCCGAGCCAACTCTCGGGATGGTGACGCCGGTCGGGCTGTGGCTGCCCCCGTGGCTCCCGAGAAGCAGGCCACAGAGCTGGCACTGCTCCAGCGGCAACACACTCTGCTCCAGGAAGAGCTGCGGCGCTGCCGGCGCCTGGGGGAGGAGCGGGCCACGGAAGCCGGCAGCCTGGAGGCCCGGCTCCGGGAGAGCGAGCAGGCCCGGGCCCTCCTGGAGCGGGAGGCCGAAGAGGCCCGCCGACAGCTGGCCGCCTTGGGCCAAAATGAGCCGCTTCCGGCCGAGGCCCCCTGGGCGCGCAGGCCTCTGGACCCTCGGCGCCGCAGCCTGCCAGCAGGCGACGCTCTCTATTTGAGCTTCAATCCCCCTCAG CCCAGTCGAGGCCACGACCGCCTGGACTTGCCTGTGACTGTTCGCTCCCTGCACCGACCCTTCGAAGACCGagagagacaggagcttggcagcCCCGAGGAGCGACTGCAGGACAGCAGTGACCCTGACACTGGCAGTGAGGAGGAGGGCAGTAGCCGCTTGTCTCCACCCCACAGTCCACGAG ACTTCACCCGAATGCAGGACATCCCGGAGGAGACAGAAAGCCGAGACGGGGAGGCTACGGCTTCAGACAGCTAA
- the Arhgef2 gene encoding rho guanine nucleotide exchange factor 2 isoform X12, whose amino-acid sequence MKEAKDARYTNGHLFTTISVSGMTMCYACNKSITAKEALICPTCNVTIHNRCKDTLANCTKVKQKQQKAALLKNNTALQSVSLRSKTTTRERPTSAIYPSDSFRQSLLGSRRGRSSLSLAKSVSTTNIAGHFNDESPLGLRRILSQSTDSLNMRNRTLSVESLIDEGAEVIYNELMSDFEMDEKDFAADSWSLAVDSSFLQQHKKEVMKQQDVIYELIQTELHHVRTLKIMTRLFRTGMLEELQLEPGVVQGLFPCVDELSDIHTRFLSQLLERRRQALCPGSTRNFVIQRLGDLLISQFSGSNAEQMRKTYSEFCSRHTKALKLYKELYARDKRFQQFIRKVTRSAVLKRHGVQECILLVTQRITKYPVLINRILQHSHGIEEEHQDLTAALGLVKELLSNVDQDVHELEKGARLQEIYNRMDPRAQTPVPGKGPFGREELLRRKLIHDGCLLWKTATGRFKDVLMLLMTDVLVFLQEKDQKYIFPALDKPSVVSLQNLIVRDIANQAKGMFLISAAPPEMYEVHTASRDDRSTWIRVIQQSVRVCPSREDFPLIETEDEAYLRRIKMELQQKDRALVELLQEKVGLFAEMTHFQAEEDGVSGMPLPALPRGLFRSESLESPRGERLLRDAIREVESLKDLLVGPGADLLLTPRETALPLESDGGNTSPGVTANGEARTFNGSIELCRADSDSSQKDRNGNQLRSPQEEALQRLVNLYGLLHGLQAAVAQQDTLMEARFPEGPERWEKLSRANSRDGDAGRAVAAPVAPEKQATELALLQRQHTLLQEELRRCRRLGEERATEAGSLEARLRESEQARALLEREAEEARRQLAALGQNEPLPAEAPWARRPLDPRRRSLPAGDALYLSFNPPQPSRGHDRLDLPVTVRSLHRPFEDRERQELGSPEERLQDSSDPDTGSEEEGSSRLSPPHSPRDFTRMQDIPEETESRDGEATASDS is encoded by the exons ATGAAGGAAGCCAAGGATGCTCGCTACACCAACGGCCACCTCTTCACCACCATCTCAGTCTCGGGCATGACCATGTGCTATGCCTGTAACAAGAGCATCACAGCCAAGGAAGCCCTCATCTGCCCAA cctGCAATGTGACTATCCACAACCGCTGTAAAGACACCCTGGCCAACTGTACCAAGGTCAAGCAGAAG caacagaaagctgctCTACTGAAGAACAATACCGCCTTGCAGTCTGTCTCTCTTCGAAGTAAGA CAACCACCCGAGAGCGGCCAACCTCTGCCATCTACCCTTCGGACAGCTTCCGGCAGTCCCTCCTCGGTTCTCGGCGTGGCCGCTCCTCCCTGTCTTTGGCTAAGAGTGTTTCCACCACCAACATTGCTGG ACATTTCAATGATGAGTCTCCCCTGGGGCTGCGTCGGATCCTCTCCCAGTCTACAGACTCCCTCAACATGCGGAACCGAACCCTGTCCGTGGAATCCCTTATCGACGAAG GTGCTGAAGTGATCTACAATGAACTGATGAGCGACTTTGAGATGGATGAGAAGGACTTTGCGGCAGATTCGTGGAGCCTTGCCGTGGACAGCAGCTTCCTGCAGCAGCATAAAAAGGAGGTGATGAAGCAGCAGGATGTCATCTACG AGCTGATCCAGACAGAGCTGCACCACGTGAGAACACTGAAGATCATGACCCGCCTCTTTCGCACTGGGATGCTGGAGGAGTTGCAGCTGGAGCCAGGGGTAGTCCAGGGCCTGTTCCCTTGCGTGGACGAGCTCAGTGACATTCATACACGCTTCCTCAGCCAGCTGCTGGAACGCCGGCGCCAGGCCCTGTGTCCGGGCAGCACCCGGAACTTTGTCATCCAGCGTTTGGGTGACTTGCTCATCAGCCAG TTCTCAGGTTCCAATGCGGAGCAGATGCGCAAGACCTACTCCGAGTTCTGCAGCCGCCACACCAAGGCCTTAAAGCTCTATAAGGAGCTGTACGCTCGAGACAAACGCTTCCAGCAGTTCATCCGG AAAGTGACCCGCTCAGCGGTGTTGAAGCGCCATGGGGTTCAGGAGTGCATTCTGCTGGTGACTCAGCGGATCACCAAATATCCAGTGCTCATCAACCGGATCCTCCAGCATTCTCACG GGATTGAGGAGGAGCACCAAGACCTGACCGCAGCTCTAGGCCTGGTGAAGGAGCTGCTGTCCAATGTGGACCAGGATGTGCACGAGCTGGAGAAAGGGGCCCGCCTGCAGGAGATCTACAACCGAATGGACCCTCGGGCCCAGACCCCTGTGCCTGGCAAGGGCCCTTTCGGCCGAGAGGAGCTTCTGCGGCGGAAACTCATCCACGATGGCTGCCTGCTCTGGAAGACAGCCACAGGTCGCTTCAAAG ATGTGCTGATGCTGCTGATGACAGATGTGCTGGTGTTTCTCCAGGAAAAGGACCAGAAGTACATCTTTCCTGCCCTG GACAAGCCTTCGGTGGTATCCTTACAGAACCTGATCGTAAGAGACATTGCCAACCAGGCGAAAGGGATGTTTTTGATTAGTGCTGCCCCGCCCGAGATGTATGAGGTGCACACAGCGTCCCGAGATGACCGTAGTACCTGGATCCGTGTCATTCAGCAGAGCGTGcgcgt ATGCCCCTCTAGGGAGGACTTCCCTCTGATCGAGACGGAGGATGAGGCCTACCTCCGGAGGATTAAGA TGGAGCTTCAGCAGAAGGACCGGGCGCTGGTGGAACTGCTCCAGGAGAAGGTTGGGCTGTTTGCTGAGATGACCCACTTCCAGGCAGAAGAAGATGGTGTTAGTGGGAtgcccctgcctgccctgcccaggGGCCTTTTCCGTTCTGAGTCCCTCGAGTCCCCGCGAGGCGAGCGGCTGTTGCGAGATGCCATTCGTGAAG tGGAAAGTCTGAAGGACTTGCTGGTGGGGCCTGGTGCTGACCTGCTTTTGACACCCCGAGAAACAGCTTTACCTTTGGAATCTGATGGTGGTAACACCAGTCCTGGGGTCACTGCCA ATGGAGAGGCCAGAACCTTCAATGGCTCCATTGAGCTCTGTAGAGCAGACTCAGATTCCAGCCAAAAG GATCGGAATGGAAATCAGTTGAGGTCCCCCCAGGAG GAGGCCTTGCAGCGACTGGTCAATCTCTATGGACTCCTACATGGCCTTCAG GCTGCTGTGGCCCAGCAGGACACTTTGATGGAAGCCCGATTCCCCGAGGGTCCTGAACGGTGGGAGAAGCTCTCCCGAGCCAACTCTCGGGATGGTGACGCCGGTCGGGCTGTGGCTGCCCCCGTGGCTCCCGAGAAGCAGGCCACAGAGCTGGCACTGCTCCAGCGGCAACACACTCTGCTCCAGGAAGAGCTGCGGCGCTGCCGGCGCCTGGGGGAGGAGCGGGCCACGGAAGCCGGCAGCCTGGAGGCCCGGCTCCGGGAGAGCGAGCAGGCCCGGGCCCTCCTGGAGCGGGAGGCCGAAGAGGCCCGCCGACAGCTGGCCGCCTTGGGCCAAAATGAGCCGCTTCCGGCCGAGGCCCCCTGGGCGCGCAGGCCTCTGGACCCTCGGCGCCGCAGCCTGCCAGCAGGCGACGCTCTCTATTTGAGCTTCAATCCCCCTCAG CCCAGTCGAGGCCACGACCGCCTGGACTTGCCTGTGACTGTTCGCTCCCTGCACCGACCCTTCGAAGACCGagagagacaggagcttggcagcCCCGAGGAGCGACTGCAGGACAGCAGTGACCCTGACACTGGCAGTGAGGAGGAGGGCAGTAGCCGCTTGTCTCCACCCCACAGTCCACGAG ACTTCACCCGAATGCAGGACATCCCGGAGGAGACAGAAAGCCGAGACGGGGAGGCTACGGCTTCAGACAGCTAA
- the Arhgef2 gene encoding rho guanine nucleotide exchange factor 2 isoform X8, translated as MSRIESLTRARIERSKELATKTREKEKMKEAKDARYTNGHLFTTISVSGMTMCYACNKSITAKEALICPTCNVTIHNRCKDTLANCTKVKQKQQKAALLKNNTALQSVSLRTTTRERPTSAIYPSDSFRQSLLGSRRGRSSLSLAKSVSTTNIAGHFNDESPLGLRRILSQSTDSLNMRNRTLSVESLIDEGAEVIYNELMSDFEMDEKDFAADSWSLAVDSSFLQQHKKEVMKQQDVIYELIQTELHHVRTLKIMTRLFRTGMLEELQLEPGVVQGLFPCVDELSDIHTRFLSQLLERRRQALCPGSTRNFVIQRLGDLLISQFSGSNAEQMRKTYSEFCSRHTKALKLYKELYARDKRFQQFIRKVTRSAVLKRHGVQECILLVTQRITKYPVLINRILQHSHGIEEEHQDLTAALGLVKELLSNVDQDVHELEKGARLQEIYNRMDPRAQTPVPGKGPFGREELLRRKLIHDGCLLWKTATGRFKDVLMLLMTDVLVFLQEKDQKYIFPALDKPSVVSLQNLIVRDIANQAKGMFLISAAPPEMYEVHTASRDDRSTWIRVIQQSVRVCPSREDFPLIETEDEAYLRRIKMELQQKDRALVELLQEKVGLFAEMTHFQAEEDGVSGMPLPALPRGLFRSESLESPRGERLLRDAIREVESLKDLLVGPGADLLLTPRETALPLESDGGNTSPGVTANGEARTFNGSIELCRADSDSSQKDRNGNQLRSPQEEALQRLVNLYGLLHGLQAAVAQQDTLMEARFPEGPERWEKLSRANSRDGDAGRAVAAPVAPEKQATELALLQRQHTLLQEELRRCRRLGEERATEAGSLEARLRESEQARALLEREAEEARRQLAALGQNEPLPAEAPWARRPLDPRRRSLPAGDALYLSFNPPQPSRGHDRLDLPVTVRSLHRPFEDRERQELGSPEERLQDSSDPDTGSEEEGSSRLSPPHSPRDFTRMQDIPEETESRDGEATASDS; from the exons ACCCGGGAAAAGGAGAAGATGAAGGAAGCCAAGGATGCTCGCTACACCAACGGCCACCTCTTCACCACCATCTCAGTCTCGGGCATGACCATGTGCTATGCCTGTAACAAGAGCATCACAGCCAAGGAAGCCCTCATCTGCCCAA cctGCAATGTGACTATCCACAACCGCTGTAAAGACACCCTGGCCAACTGTACCAAGGTCAAGCAGAAG caacagaaagctgctCTACTGAAGAACAATACCGCCTTGCAGTCTGTCTCTCTTCGAA CAACCACCCGAGAGCGGCCAACCTCTGCCATCTACCCTTCGGACAGCTTCCGGCAGTCCCTCCTCGGTTCTCGGCGTGGCCGCTCCTCCCTGTCTTTGGCTAAGAGTGTTTCCACCACCAACATTGCTGG ACATTTCAATGATGAGTCTCCCCTGGGGCTGCGTCGGATCCTCTCCCAGTCTACAGACTCCCTCAACATGCGGAACCGAACCCTGTCCGTGGAATCCCTTATCGACGAAG GTGCTGAAGTGATCTACAATGAACTGATGAGCGACTTTGAGATGGATGAGAAGGACTTTGCGGCAGATTCGTGGAGCCTTGCCGTGGACAGCAGCTTCCTGCAGCAGCATAAAAAGGAGGTGATGAAGCAGCAGGATGTCATCTACG AGCTGATCCAGACAGAGCTGCACCACGTGAGAACACTGAAGATCATGACCCGCCTCTTTCGCACTGGGATGCTGGAGGAGTTGCAGCTGGAGCCAGGGGTAGTCCAGGGCCTGTTCCCTTGCGTGGACGAGCTCAGTGACATTCATACACGCTTCCTCAGCCAGCTGCTGGAACGCCGGCGCCAGGCCCTGTGTCCGGGCAGCACCCGGAACTTTGTCATCCAGCGTTTGGGTGACTTGCTCATCAGCCAG TTCTCAGGTTCCAATGCGGAGCAGATGCGCAAGACCTACTCCGAGTTCTGCAGCCGCCACACCAAGGCCTTAAAGCTCTATAAGGAGCTGTACGCTCGAGACAAACGCTTCCAGCAGTTCATCCGG AAAGTGACCCGCTCAGCGGTGTTGAAGCGCCATGGGGTTCAGGAGTGCATTCTGCTGGTGACTCAGCGGATCACCAAATATCCAGTGCTCATCAACCGGATCCTCCAGCATTCTCACG GGATTGAGGAGGAGCACCAAGACCTGACCGCAGCTCTAGGCCTGGTGAAGGAGCTGCTGTCCAATGTGGACCAGGATGTGCACGAGCTGGAGAAAGGGGCCCGCCTGCAGGAGATCTACAACCGAATGGACCCTCGGGCCCAGACCCCTGTGCCTGGCAAGGGCCCTTTCGGCCGAGAGGAGCTTCTGCGGCGGAAACTCATCCACGATGGCTGCCTGCTCTGGAAGACAGCCACAGGTCGCTTCAAAG ATGTGCTGATGCTGCTGATGACAGATGTGCTGGTGTTTCTCCAGGAAAAGGACCAGAAGTACATCTTTCCTGCCCTG GACAAGCCTTCGGTGGTATCCTTACAGAACCTGATCGTAAGAGACATTGCCAACCAGGCGAAAGGGATGTTTTTGATTAGTGCTGCCCCGCCCGAGATGTATGAGGTGCACACAGCGTCCCGAGATGACCGTAGTACCTGGATCCGTGTCATTCAGCAGAGCGTGcgcgt ATGCCCCTCTAGGGAGGACTTCCCTCTGATCGAGACGGAGGATGAGGCCTACCTCCGGAGGATTAAGA TGGAGCTTCAGCAGAAGGACCGGGCGCTGGTGGAACTGCTCCAGGAGAAGGTTGGGCTGTTTGCTGAGATGACCCACTTCCAGGCAGAAGAAGATGGTGTTAGTGGGAtgcccctgcctgccctgcccaggGGCCTTTTCCGTTCTGAGTCCCTCGAGTCCCCGCGAGGCGAGCGGCTGTTGCGAGATGCCATTCGTGAAG tGGAAAGTCTGAAGGACTTGCTGGTGGGGCCTGGTGCTGACCTGCTTTTGACACCCCGAGAAACAGCTTTACCTTTGGAATCTGATGGTGGTAACACCAGTCCTGGGGTCACTGCCA ATGGAGAGGCCAGAACCTTCAATGGCTCCATTGAGCTCTGTAGAGCAGACTCAGATTCCAGCCAAAAG GATCGGAATGGAAATCAGTTGAGGTCCCCCCAGGAG GAGGCCTTGCAGCGACTGGTCAATCTCTATGGACTCCTACATGGCCTTCAG GCTGCTGTGGCCCAGCAGGACACTTTGATGGAAGCCCGATTCCCCGAGGGTCCTGAACGGTGGGAGAAGCTCTCCCGAGCCAACTCTCGGGATGGTGACGCCGGTCGGGCTGTGGCTGCCCCCGTGGCTCCCGAGAAGCAGGCCACAGAGCTGGCACTGCTCCAGCGGCAACACACTCTGCTCCAGGAAGAGCTGCGGCGCTGCCGGCGCCTGGGGGAGGAGCGGGCCACGGAAGCCGGCAGCCTGGAGGCCCGGCTCCGGGAGAGCGAGCAGGCCCGGGCCCTCCTGGAGCGGGAGGCCGAAGAGGCCCGCCGACAGCTGGCCGCCTTGGGCCAAAATGAGCCGCTTCCGGCCGAGGCCCCCTGGGCGCGCAGGCCTCTGGACCCTCGGCGCCGCAGCCTGCCAGCAGGCGACGCTCTCTATTTGAGCTTCAATCCCCCTCAG CCCAGTCGAGGCCACGACCGCCTGGACTTGCCTGTGACTGTTCGCTCCCTGCACCGACCCTTCGAAGACCGagagagacaggagcttggcagcCCCGAGGAGCGACTGCAGGACAGCAGTGACCCTGACACTGGCAGTGAGGAGGAGGGCAGTAGCCGCTTGTCTCCACCCCACAGTCCACGAG ACTTCACCCGAATGCAGGACATCCCGGAGGAGACAGAAAGCCGAGACGGGGAGGCTACGGCTTCAGACAGCTAA